The Xyrauchen texanus isolate HMW12.3.18 chromosome 13, RBS_HiC_50CHRs, whole genome shotgun sequence genome contains the following window.
tGCTTTCCCTGAGAAGTGTGCTAGGCACTACATGACTTTGGCATTTTGCTATTTATTACATTGACCTTCACACATTTTGAAGTTCGTCCAAACACTTCTTAGAGCCACTGTACCTGCAGGTGAACACTGTAAAGGTGATTCAATGAGTGACTTACATGAATCCAGCTCCTCCAGTCACCAGTACAGTCTGATCATCACTGATGCACAACATTGTTCTCACATGTCAGTCAATTAAACGCTCTTTATTAATACTGGACATCAGCTGGCAGAAGCTGTGGAGTACTGACGAGTTATAGATGATGTGGCAGCGAGCATAACCcgcataattaacatttttaatactgAACTATTTCATCACGAAAGTGACGCGCGTGTTTTGATCGATACTCTACATGTAACGCATGACGTCACTGTTAATAACGGTCTATTACGTCACTCACTGTTTTAGACTGCGCTTCGATGTTTCCATTCATATACGGATGATTAATGTGCcttcataaaataattaaaaaattttttggACGTATACTTCAGTCGCGTCAAACTCCCCAAACACAAACATCACGACAGTCTGAGCGGTTTAGCGGCAGCGGTGACACGTATGAGCTCAGCCGCCAGCGCTTATGCCCCGCCTCTTCTGCGCACTCATTGGCTAATGTATGTGCACTGAACTGACATAGTGTGATTTGATTGGTTACAGCAGAAGTCAATCATGTAGTGGGAGGAAGGGGACTGTGTTGCCCTCATTCATTGCAGTGACCAAAGAGAATCAAGAggttttattgaaattaaataatgtttcCTTATTTAATAATCATCGTTGTTCTTTTATACAGTCCTGTAACTGGAAAAACGGTTTCTGGAGTTTTCCGGAGCGACGCAGCGAGAGAAAATAACGGACAATATATCACCAGATTTCTCTAtcatggtgagtgtgtgtgtgtgtgtgtgtgtgtgtgtgtgtgtgtgttatctcagatAAAAATGAGAATTTGCATTTTGGCTTGTGTTGATCTTGGTTTTCTTTTCCCTTGTATGCATGTGATGATTAAATGAGAAATGTGGATGTATATTGGATATGTTGGGTCTCAGTATAACAGCACACCTGCATGACGTCATGTCTTCGTTAATGTCTCAGGTGAGAATGGTCTGCTGCTGTATCGAGTGGATGATGTTCTCACAGCAGTACAGAAGGAGGGCAGACTGCTGTTGTTTCAGGGGATGCAGGAGTTTGACAATCTCAGCTGTCTGGAGAGAGTCTCAGCGGCTCAAATCTCCAGTAAGATTCATTCATTCAAGAGCAACATTGTGTTCAGTAACACTCTGAGCCacttttaaaggaacattccgggttcagtcaacagcgtttgtggcataatgttgattaccacactaattaatttagactcatccatctttatctttaaataaaagcacaaatgtgtgttccagtgcgacacttacaatgtaagtctatggggtttaatttgtaaacattaaaatactcactgtttttagggggttctgggtatctcggttgctagggagggtagagtcacatggggtaacctcctcatggtcactataatgtggttctcactctcagtggggcgtgtggtgagtgactccagcgaggtctccttagcaaccaaattggcccggttgctaaggagggtagagtcacatggggtaacctcctcgtggtcactataatgtggttctcgctctcggtggggcgtgtgctgagtgactccagcgaggtctccttagcaaccaaattggcccggttgctagggagggtagagtcacatgggggtaacctcctcgtggtcactataatgtggttctcgctctcggtggggcgtgtgctgagtgactccagcgaggtctccttagcaaccaaattggcccggttgctagggagggtagagtcacatggggtaacctcctcgtggtcactataatgtggttctcactctcggtggggcgtgtgctgagtgactccagtcaggtctccttagcaaccagggagggtagagtcacatggggtaaccaaattggccagttgctatggagggtagagtcacatggggtaatatcctcgtggtcactataatgtggttctcgctctcggtggggcgtgtggtgagttgtgcgtggatgccgcagagaatagcgtgaagcctccacacgcgctacgtctcaacaagtcacgtgataagatacgcggattgacggtctcagatgtggaggcaactgagattcgtcctccatccTCGAAGCATTTTTAAGatgattagaaaataatagaatagaatatattctgatatatgttGATGTTTATGTTAGATTATTTATAAGACTGTGGGCATAACGAGGTacaggggtggaatgaggtcctgtCACTAAAGACACAAgctatgcattaaagggttaaattatCATCCAAAGGTTCATAGTGCATTGAATAAAGACTTGAGTTATTGTTCATGTGCTACATAAGCATTATCACTGGTTATAACACTGTTAATAAGCATGTACATGTCtgatttaaaatgaaacatttagttCATCTGAGTAAAGAAGAGAGTAACCAGTCCATACCGCAGCAGTCGACGCCGCAGCTGTGGCACGTGATGTACGCAGACCGCTACACCTGTCAGGACGGGCAGATTGACGGTGTGTTGGAAGACGTCCGCTTCCAGATCACCCTGCTCAACCCCGACGCCGCGGGAAACCCACTGGATCACTTCAGCGCGGAGGAGGCTGGTGAGACGTCACGAGTGACATCATTTCCTCATCTCATATTCAGGTGTCATAGAAACATAGTTTAATGTTTGATATGTATGTGTCACTGCAGGTCTGCACAGCTTCTACTTCCTGTTGATCTTGGCGTATTTCATAGCGTCGTGTATCTACGTGCAGCCACTGTGGCAGGCGTTGAGAAAAGGCGGGCCGATGCTCACGGTGCTGAAGGTTTTATCCACTGCGCTCCTGCTGCAGGGAGCGTCCATGCTGTTCAACTACATACACATGGCGCGGTGAGACAACAATCACTCTTATATCAAGAGAAAGAGCATTTGTTATGATTATAAGGAGAATGGAATGTTGAGTTTGTGTACGGCTTCTGTTTTCAGGTACGCTAGAGATGGTGTCGGGACTCCTCTGATGGGCAGTCTCGCCGAGTGTGAGTCATCATCTCTTTCACACTGAACAGATAACACGCTATAGAATGTCATCAAATACTTCATTATGTGTGCCAGGAGTGCTTATTATTCATGAGAcgatacagacattacatcagacattagcataattaattcagattcacaGTAATGTTCAGCATcctccaatcactgtcaatcatgttcaaataaaatgatccattataaatgttgaatctatgaactgatgatcattgagtgtccaaacatcatctgcagcctgaaactgaacttttgatccgattttaggagtgaacgcacttaactgcatagagagatataggattctcccttctccctatttagtgcatgacttaacctccagtgtgccgtctgtctgcactggtctcagaacagttataggagagctataggatgctcccttgctccctatttagtgtatgacttaacctccagtgtgccgtctgtctgcactggtctcagaacagttataggagagctataggatgctcccttgctccctatttagtgtatgacttaacctccagtgtgccgtctgtctgcactggtctcagaacagttataggagagctataggatgctcccttgctccctatttagtgcatgacttaaccgccagtgtgctgtctgtctgcactggtctcagaacagttataggagagctataggatgctcccttgctccctatttagtgcatgacttaacctccagtgtgctgtctgtctgcactggtctcagaacagttataggagagctataggatcctcccttgctccctatttagtgcatgacttaacctccagtgtgctgtctgtctgcactggtctcagaacagttataggagagctataggatcctcccttgctccctatttagtgcatgacttaacctccagtgtgctgtctgtctgcactggtctcagaacagttataggagagctataggatgctcccttgctccctatttagtgcatgacttaacctccagtgtgctgtctgtctgcactggtctcagaacagttataggagagctataggatcctcccttgctccctatttagtgcatgacttaacctccagtgtgctgtctgtctgcactggtctcagaacagttataggagagctataggatcctcccttgctccctatttagtgcatgacttaacctccagtgtgctgtctgtctgcactggtctcagaacagttataggagagctataggatgctcccttgctccctatagcgccagaagtttaacccttaaatgacagtgtagagtcttgtgaacagtgttCAGTCCGTTttaatatatttcagttatgagttgtgtatagcgaagccaaaatacaacatccacacatgtggacgcggggtcAGACGATGTTAAAACAACCttgaaattaaacaaatttgATTTTTAGTGCCTTTAGAAACGTGTGTTGTTTGTGCGCCCCTCAGCTAACTgcctctttgtgtttgtgtgtcagtgtgtgatcTGATCGCTCAGGTGCAGAtgttgtacatgttgttgagttTGTGTGTGGGCTGGTCTCTGAGTCGCAGCAGGAAGTCTCAGTGTAAACCGCTGCAGTGGGACTCCACACCTGGATCTACTGCGCTGGCAGTGGGCGGGGTCGTTGCACAGGTCAGATCAgcacacattcactcattcagcAGTTTGTTATTCACCCTGCAGTATTTCCTGACGGACAGTACACATGTGTGTCTGTAGGGGGCGCTGCTGATCTGGGAGCAGTTTGAGGACGTGGAGCATCACAGTTTTCACGCTCATGGCAGTGTGGCGGGGTGGCTGCTGATGGCACTGCGTGTCGCTCTCGCTCTGTTTCTGGCGTCAGTGCTGTATCAGATCATCGCAGCAGAACGGAGCGCTCAAAAGAGACTTCTATCTCACCTTAGCCAAGGTAACACCAActctgatgtatgtgtgtgtgtgtcaagaatGCATTAAatgggggtctgtgtatctcagtgagtattgatgctgactatgacccctggagtcgtaagtttgaatccagggtgtggtgagtgactccagtcaggtctccatagcaaccaaattggcccggttgctagggagtcacatggggtaacctccttgtggtcgctataatgtggttctcgctctcggtggggcgtgtggtgagtgactccagtcaggtctccatagcaaccaaattggcccggttgctagggagggtagagtcacatggggtaatctcctcgtggtcactataatgtggttctcgctctcggtggggcgtgtggtgagttgtgcgtggatgccgcggagaataccgtgaaacctccacacgtgctacgtctccacggtaacacactcaacaagtcacatgataagatgcgcggattggcggtctcagacgcggaggtaaatgagattcgtcctccaccaccaggattgaggcgagtcactacaccaccacaaggactctgagcacattgggaattgggcgttacagattggggagaaaaagggaaaaaaaaaaaaaaaagttttctcagggttacaacAAAACGGTGACCTACATGTTAGTTACACCACTGGACTTGGATTGGTGGACAAAGAATTTCAAATATGAACAAAaatttgaaaacatgttcatcatcatcatcatagaagagctgaaggcactgctgtgtgtacatttcACTTCAATCATTTAATAGATTTCACAACTATTTGTTTATCAGTCTGTCGAGAAACACAGTTATGATTAAGAAGCTCTGATACAATAAGTGCTTTTAAGGAAGAACTATTCAATGATGTTTGTCAGGTTAATGGCATCACATGGATAAATATTCAGAGTTCATATCCACAAGCTGATGTCAATCAAATAATCAATGTTTATAGAAATTCCCATCACAAGAGTTTTTAACCATTCTAGATAAACGTGCCATTAAACAGTGATTGATTGCTGTTCACGGCAGTAACGCAGTTGTGTTTCAGGGCTGTTTCCTGTGGTTCCTCTGTCATCCGGTTCTCGTCCTGTTCTCTGTTTTACTCAACGAGCATCAGCGAGAGAAGGTGAGAGAGAAACAAACATCAATCCATTACACACATGATGATGAAGCACGATCATCAGGTCATcagatcatgtgtgtgtgtgtgttattgcaggTTATTACCATCGGAGTGATTCTGTGTCAGTCCATCTCAGTGGTGGTGTTGTATCGTCTCTTCCTGTCGCGCAGTCTGTACTGGGAGGTGTCATCGCTGTCGTCCGTCACTCTCCCTCTCACCATGAGCAGAACGGCACGAGGACGATACTGAGCGTTACACGGGAAACACTAATGTGCTGAAGCAGCTGAACAAACAAGGGACCAGCAGCCCCAGATACACTGAGAGAACGAGCAGACAGAGACAGTtcaacatctcacacacacacacacacacacacacacaaacacgcacgcacatgcgcacacacacacatccactctctcgcacacacacacgcacacattctcgcacacactcacacacactctcacacactctcacacactctcacacactctcacacactcacgcacacacatgcaaacactctcactctcgcacacactcacgcacgcactctcacacacacacacactctcacacactctcacacactcacgcacacacatgcaaacactcactctcgcacacactcacgcacacacacacgcatgcactctcacacacacacacacgcacactctcgcacacagacacgcacacattcttgcacattctcacacacactctcacacactcacgcacacacatgcaaacactcactctcgcacacactcacgcacacacacacgcacgcactctcacacacgcacgcactctcgcacacacgcacactctcgcacacagacacgcacacattcttgcacattctcacacacactctcacacacactctcgcacacacacacacacacacacacacacacacacaatctcacacactcacacacacacactcacacacacactcacacactctcacagacactgacacacacactctcacacacacacatacactctcacagacactgacacacacactctcacacacacactcacacacacacacacagacacacactcgagagagagagagagagagagtcactgTCTGCTGTCACTCATTGAAACAGCTGCACATCTGGTCTGCATTGAGTTTCAGAGGAAGTGCACAGAGAGCTTTATTCATCAGAGATGATGTAACATACATTTCATACCTTCAGTTCCATTGTTCAAATGAACGACTCACTTGACCTGAGGAACACACCTGAagtgatgatgtcatgtgtgtgacTGGCATGATGATGTCGTGTGTGACTGacatgatgatgtcatgtgtgtgtgactgaggtgatGATGTCATATGTGTGACTGgcgtgatgatgtcatgtgtgtgacTGGCATGATGATGTCGTGTGTGACTGACATGATGATGTcgtgtgtgtgactgaggtgatGATGTCATATGTGTGACTGgcgtgatgatgtcatgtgtgtgactgaggtgatgatgtcgtgtgtgtgactgaggtgatGATGTCGTGTGTGACTGGCGCGATGATGTcgtgtgtgtgactgaggtgatgatgtcgtgtgtgtgactgaggtgatgatgtcgtgtgtgtgactgaggtgatgatgtcatgtgtgtgtgactgaggtgatgatgtcatgtgtgtgtgactgaggtgatgatgtcgtgtgtgtgtgactgaggtgatgatgtcgtgtgtgtgtgactgaggtgatgatgtcgtgtgtgtgtgactgaggtgatgatgtcatgtgtgtgtgactgacgtgatgatgtcatgtgtgtgactgacgtgatgatgtcatgtgtgtgactgaggtgatgatgtcatgtgtgtgtgactggcatgatgatgtcatgtgtgtgtgactaaggtgatgatgtcatgtgtgtgactgaggtgatGATGTCGTGTGTGACTGgcatgatgatgtcatgtgtgtgactgaggtgatgatgtcgtgtgtgtgactgaggtgatgatgtcgtgtgtgtgactgaggtgatGATGTCGTGTGTGTGACTGgcatgatgatgtcatgtgtgtgtgactAAGGTGATGATGTCGTGTGTGACTGgcgtgatgatgtcatgtgtgtgacTGGCATGATGATGTCGTGTGTGACTGACATGATGATGTcgtgtgtgtgactgaggtgatGATGTCATATGTGTGACTGGCG
Protein-coding sequences here:
- the gpr180 gene encoding LOW QUALITY PROTEIN: integral membrane protein GPR180 (The sequence of the model RefSeq protein was modified relative to this genomic sequence to represent the inferred CDS: inserted 2 bases in 1 codon) → MFPYLIIIVVLLYSPVTGKTVSGVFRSDAARENNGQYITRFLYHGENGLLLYRVDDVLTAVQKEGRLLLFQGMQEFDNLSCLERVSAAQISIHLSKEESNQSIPQQSTPQLWHVMYADRYTCQDGQIDGVLEDVRFQITLLNPDAAGNPLDHFSAEEAGLHSFYFLLILAYFIASCIYVQPLWQALRKGGPMLTVLKVLSTALLLQGASMLFNYIHMARYARDGVGTPLMGSLAELCDLIAQVQMLYMLLSLCVGWSLSRSRKSQCKPLQWDSTPGSTALAVGGVVAQGALLIWEQFEDVEHHSFHAHGSVAGWLLMALRVALALFLASVLYQIIAAERSXLKRDFYLTLAKGCFLWFLCHPVLVLFSVLLNEHQREKVITIGVILCQSISVVVLYRLFLSRSLYWEVSSLSSVTLPLTMSRTARGRY